In Salmo salar chromosome ssa14, Ssal_v3.1, whole genome shotgun sequence, the sequence tatggctttcacatgactgggcaggggcgcagccatgggtggccttggagggcatacgcccacccacttgggagccaagtccagccaatcagactaagttttttcccacaaaaagtgctttattacagacagaaatactcctcagtttcatcagctgtccaggtggctagtCTCAGGTAAAGAATCCAGACGTGGACgtcctggactggcgtggttaaacgtggtctgcggttgtgaggtcggttggacgtacCGCCAAATTCTATAaagcgacgttggaggcggcttatggaatATAAATTAACATTCtattctctgtcaacagctctggtgacattcctgaagtcagaatgccaattgcacactccctcaaaacttcagacgtctgtggcattgtgttgtctgacaaaactgcacattttagagtcgcTTTTTATTGTcatcagcacaaggtgcacctgtgtaattatcatgctgttgactcagcttcttgatatgcctgtcaggtggattgattatcttggcaaaggggaaatgctcactaacgtttgagagaaataagctttttgtgagtatggaacatttctgggatcttttatttcagctcatggaacatgggacttatatttttgttcagcgtatTAAGACAAGTGAATTGAGAACCCATTTTTGAACCATGACCTTGTGTGATATAATGATGCTCCTGCTATTGTTTCAGTGACCCCTATAATAAGATACATCTCTGAACCACACCATAATGTCACGTGTTAAGTGCAACTATCTTCAGGCGATACTTTAAGGACAAAGGGAAGGAGTGTCTCTTCATATGGGTAGATCTTTCTTTAGAGTGTGTCCCAGTGTTCCAACGTGTCAGAGGTGCTGCCACCACGGAGCCATGAAAATCATcactgttctcctcctcctgagCTTCTGCTGCCCTTTCTCAGGTAAACTGCTGTTCAAATCAATGAAAGGTTTTCTTTCCAATCCCCGGTGATGCTGATTTCTGGCATATGGAGTAGTCTACTATTCTGATCTTTTAATGTTGGAGCTCTTGCATATTTTTATATCATGTTACTTAGTTCTATAGGTTTTAGGTCATTTCATATGAATTCCTATCTTATAATATGACTACTACAACAAATACACTCATTTAGGGTTTAGATGGAGTGCCAATTCCATTTTCTAGCTTTTTCAAATAATGTTTTACATTTCATTCTGATATTTCTCATAGTGAAACCAAGTTGACAGACCAACTGCTCAGCATTCCATTGGACTGTAATGTTTGTTATAGCTGAAACAAAAACTACCTGGAATACTTTCCATTCATGTTTTTGTCATTTGCCACaccagtttttagaaatgtagagAAAGATGATGTTGTTCATATTTAAAATAGATGCTCTGAAGTGCTATGTGTGCAGCTCCACCACAACCAATGACGCATGCAACCAGTCATCCCAAACCTGCCAGACACCCCTTGACACCTGCATGACCACTGTGGACACATTTGGTGAGAGTACTTGGAAACCTAAGTGACACCAATTACAGTAGCCTAATAGGAGTAGAAATGCATTGATCCCATGGAGAGGGGAATTGATAGGTGAATTAATAAATGAAAAAGTGGAGCTTATTTATTTGTATGGTAGTCTATTCCAGACAAAATAACCATACCTGGTGAACAGATTTGAGAATTTAGAAGTGTGTGTAAATActacaaacccccaaggtgccttattgctattatgagctggttaccaacataattagagcagtaaaaataaatgttttgtcatacctgtggtatacgtcagccaatcaacattcagggctCGAATGACCCAGTTTAAAATAGTAAAGATGCATTATTTCCCTTTTCTATCCACAGACAAAATAAAGGCCATAGGGAAGTATTGCGCCAGTGTGAGGACCTGCAAAGGAGCAGCGTCAGGGGCCTCAGTGGATGCGAATGGCAATGGGAACCAAGTCACCTGCTGCTCCAGTAACCTTTGTAACATCAACGGAGCGACTGGTGTTGGGCTAAGCACACTACTGACTCTGGCTGTGTGTTGTAGCCATGCTGTGCTCAGCATTCTCTGGCTGCTCTGAGAATTAATGGATGACCTCATAGCATGGGGGAATTCAAGCATAGCCTGCCTCTAGCACAATAGGCAACAATTTCACTTAATATTTACAGTATATTTCATTTAGCAAACTAATACAGCGCTCAtatatattgttttgtatttatATTGAATTAATGTGACAATGTTGTGCAGTAATAAAAGGTATGTATTGTATTTATATGGCTTTGGCTGTgatgttttgtattgtgttaaatAACTGTGCTAAATAGTTTGGCCCTATGTGAAGAGAATAAACAAAGATGAAATTTTGGTAAAAAAAGTAAACTGGTTTTATGTTTGCTCTACAGCTGGTATACATTTGCATTGACTCCTCCCATAGAAGTGACGTTTAACAACATATAAACATATGTCCCGCCCTTTTTCATTCCCTTTCCGCTAAAATTTAAGTAGTAAGTCAACGTGTCTAAGGTGCTCGGTTCTTCTTCTGAAGCTAAGGCCCTGAATCCGGCGACTAGCACAACTAAAATTAGGCATCCGTCGCCCAAACTATAAAATCTACATAGAAAGATGGCATCTGTATCTGAACTCGCTTGTATTTACTCTGCCCTCATCCTCCACGATGATGAAGTCACGGTCACAGTAAGTCCTGCTTTCATTACCTGCATACAATGGCGCCTTGGCTCGCCTCTG encodes:
- the lypd2 gene encoding Ly6/PLAUR domain-containing protein 2 precursor; the protein is MKIITVLLLLSFCCPFSDALKCYVCSSTTTNDACNQSSQTCQTPLDTCMTTVDTFDKIKAIGKYCASVRTCKGAASGASVDANGNGNQVTCCSSNLCNINGATGVGLSTLLTLAVCCSHAVLSILWLL